The following are from one region of the Syngnathus acus chromosome 10, fSynAcu1.2, whole genome shotgun sequence genome:
- the slitrk4 gene encoding SLIT and NTRK-like protein 4 isoform X2, whose amino-acid sequence MMLVLLLAAFCSSISSSSLSPPSVSDGLPMADPSAPDLMSETCSACSCLSVENVLYVNCEKITVYRPTQLIPPVSSLYHLNFQNNLLIILYPNSFLNFTHAVSLQLGNNQLQNIEGGAFMGMSALKQLHLNNNELKVLQADTFLGIENLEYLQADYNLIKYIEKGAFNKLHKLKVVILNDNLIQALPDNIFRFASLTHLDIRGNRIQKLPYLGVLEHIGRIVELQLDDNPWNCTCDLAPLKAWLENMPYNIFIGEAICETPSDLYGRLLKETNKQELCPMGTGSDFDVRMPNFPDTGQASSPTSAVAITTKSPKNTDSSKIYGNGIVAGLPPFGRNSQIVSFQTRSPPMLCPQQCNCKTHPSDFGISVSCPQKNIKNLADLIPKPPNAKKLQLSGNYIRDINPIDFQGFEGLDLLHLGSNQIVSIQRGVFANLTNLRRLYLNGNQIEQLHPEMFLGLTNLQSLYLEYNAIKEVLAGTFDSMPNLQLLYLNNNVLRSLPAYVFAGVSLAKLNLKNNHFMTLPVSGVLDQLRSLTQIDLEGNPWECSCDLVAFKLWLDKLSDGVAAKEVRCASPVQFSNIELRLIKNEILCPKLIARPPFIFTSATPVLTSVSPAGVGKAPPGGPVPLSIMILSILVVLILTVFVAFCLLVFVLRRNRKPAGRQELGNQECGSMSLQLHRHGHKSGKKGSVPGDELGGETFIPQTIEHIGKSHTCGIGRSSDMDAGFKFADSQRQKIILRSSAEKDKDALSTLERNKRLSTIDELEEFLPNREPSMFLQNFLDGKRDFNSIGMGAYEIRYPEKTLDRKMKKSSLIGGNHSKIVVEQRKSEYYELKAKLQGTPDYLQVLEEQTALTQM is encoded by the coding sequence ATGATGCTCGTTCTCCTGCTGGCAGCCTTTTGCTCTTCAATCTCAAGCTCCTCCCTCTCACCCCCCTCCGTGTCAGATGGACTCCCAATGGCAGACCCTTCTGCTCCGGACTTGATGTCTGAGACTTGCAGCGCCTGCTCCTGCTTGTCGGTGGAAAATGTGCTGTACGTGAACTGTGAAAAGATCACTGTCTATCGACCGACGCAACTCATTCCGCCCGTGTCGTCATTATACCACCTCAACTTCCAAAATAACCTCTTAATAATTCTCTACCCAAACTCGTTTCTCAACTTCACCCATGCTGTATCTCTGCAGCTGGGGAACAATCAGCTGCAGAACATTGAAGGTGGCGCGTTCATGGGGATGAGCGCCTTGAAACAGCTTCATCTCAACAACAACGAGTTGAAGGTGCTGCAAGCCGACACTTTTCTAGGAATCGAAAACCTGGAGTACCTTCAAGCTGACTACAACTTGATCAAGTACATCGAAAAGGGAGCGTTCAACAAACTGCACAAGTTAAAAGTGGTGATTCTGAATGACAATCTTATACAGGCACTTCCTGACAACATCTTTCGCTTCGCCTCCCTCACACACCTGGATATAAGAGGAAACAGGATCCAGAAGCTTCCGTATTTGGGTGTTCTGGAGCACATCGGACGGATTGTCGAGCTGCAGTTGGATGATAACCCCTGGAATTGTACGTGTGACTTAGCGCCTCTCAAGGCATGGCTTGAAAACATGCCCTACAATATTTTCATCGGGGAGGCCATCTGTGAAACGCCAAGCGATTTGTATGGGAGGCTGctgaaagaaacaaataagCAAGAACTTTGTCCCATGGGCACGGGAAGTGACTTTGACGTTAGAATGCCGAATTTCCCCGACACGGGTCAGGCATCCTCCCCGACTTCTGCGGTGGCCATTACCACAAAATCGCCCAAAAACACAGACTCGTCGAAAATTTACGGAAATGGAATTGTAGCCGGTTTACCCCCTTTTGGAAGAAATAGCCAGATTGTTTCCTTTCAGACACGAAGCCCCCCGATGTTATGCCCACAGCAGTGTAACTGTAAAACCCACCCTTCCGATTTTGGCATTAGTGTCAGTTGCCcgcaaaaaaatatcaaaaatcTAGCCGATCTCATCCCGAAACCGCCAAATGCCAAGAAACTTCAATTGAGCGGGAATTACATTCGCGACATAAACCCGATTGATTTCCAAGGATTCGAAGGTTTAGATCTGCTTCACCTCGGCAGCAACCAAATTGTCAGCATCCAGAGAGGTGTGTTTGCTAACCTGACTAATCTAAGACGACTGTATCTGAATGGAAATCAGATCGAGCAGTTACACCCGGAGATGTTCTTGGGCCTCACCAATCTACAGTCCCTGTATTTGGAGTACAATGCCATTAAAGAAGTTCTGGCAGGCACGTTTGATTCTATGCCAAACTTGCAACTGCTGTATCTCAACAATAATGTGTTACGGAGTCTTCCTGCCTATGTGTTTGCAGGCGTCTCTTTAGCCAAActtaatttgaaaaacaaccaCTTCATGACCCTGCCAGTAAGCGGTGTCCTGGACCAGCTGCGCTCTTTGACCCAGATAGACCTCGAGGGCAACCCATGGGAGTGCTCCTGCGATTTGGTCGCTTTTAAACTATGGCTAGACAAGCTTAGTGACGGAGTGGCAGCTAAAGAGGTGAGATGTGCCTCCCCCGTGCAATTCTCCAACATTGAACTGCGCCTGATAAAAAACGAGATCCTGTGCCCAAAGCTGATTGCTCGGCCTCCGTTTATTTTCACCAGCGCCACCCCGGTTTTGACGTCAGTTTCCCCCGCAGGAGTTGGCAAAGCCCCGCCGGGAGGTCCCGTACCTCTCTCGATCATGATCCTGAGTATCCTCGTTGTGCTGATACTGACGGTGTTTGTGGCCTTCTGCCTTCTCGTCTTTGTCCTCAGAAGGAATAGGAAACCTGCCGGTCGGCAGGAACTGGGGAATCAGGAGTGCGGCTCCATGTCGCTGCAGCTCCACCGGCATGGCCACAAGTCAGGCAAAAAAGGGTCCGTCCCGGGCGACGAATTGGGAGGCGAAACGTTTATCCCCCAAACCATTGAACACATTGGCAAGAGCCACACGTGCGGCATCGGGCGTTCGTCGGACATGGACGCGGGGTTCAAGTTTGCCGACTCCCAAAGGCAGAAAATTATCCTTCGAAGTAGCGCCGAAAAGGATAAAGACGCACTTTCCACCTTGGAGCGCAACAAGCGGCTCAGCACAATCGACGAGCTTGAGGAATTCCTCCCGAATCGAGAGCCCAGCATGTTCCTCCAGAACTTCCTGGACGGCAAGAGAGATTTCAACAGCATAGGCATGGGCGCCTACGAAATCCGCTACCCGGAGAAAACACTTGATAGAAAGATGAAGAAATCGTCGCTGATAGGTGGGAACCACAGTAAGATTGTGGTGgagcaaagaaaaagtgagTATTACGAGCTGAAAGCCAAGCTCCAAGGAACACCTGATTACCTTCAGGTGCTTGAGGAGCAGACCGCACTGACTCAAATGTAG
- the slitrk4 gene encoding SLIT and NTRK-like protein 4 isoform X1 has translation MMLVLLLAAFCSSISSSSLSPPSVSDGLPMADPSAPDLMSETCSACSCLSVENVLYVNCEKITVYRPTQLIPPVSSLYHLNFQNNLLIILYPNSFLNFTHAVSLQLGNNQLQNIEGGAFMGMSALKQLHLNNNELKVLQADTFLGIENLEYLQADYNLIKYIEKGAFNKLHKLKVVILNDNLIQALPDNIFRFASLTHLDIRGNRIQKLPYLGVLEHIGRIVELQLDDNPWNCTCDLAPLKAWLENMPYNIFIGEAICETPSDLYGRLLKETNKQELCPMGTGSDFDVRMPNFPDTGQASSPTSAVAITTKSPKNTDSSKIYGNGIVAGLPPFGRNSQIVSFQTRSPPMLCPQQCNCKTHPSDFGISVSCPQKNIKNLADLIPKPPNAKKLQLSGNYIRDINPIDFQGFEGLDLLHLGSNQIVSIQRGVFANLTNLRRLYLNGNQIEQLHPEMFLGLTNLQSLYLEYNAIKEVLAGTFDSMPNLQLLYLNNNVLRSLPAYVFAGVSLAKLNLKNNHFMTLPVSGVLDQLRSLTQIDLEGNPWECSCDLVAFKLWLDKLSDGVAAKEVRCASPVQFSNIELRLIKNEILCPKLIARPPFIFTSATPVLTSVSPAGVGKAPPGGPVPLSIMILSILVVLILTVFVAFCLLVFVLRRNRKPAGRQELGNQECGSMSLQLHRHGHKSGKKGSVPGDELGGETFIPQTIEHIGKSHTCGIGRSSDMDAGFKFADSQRQKIILRSSAEKDKDALSTLERNKRLSTIDELEEFLPNREPSMFLQNFLDGKRDFNSIGMGAYEIRYPEKTLDRKMKKSSLIGGNHSKIVVEQRKTSCAHTLPRTHTHSTKKCLLENGNDQCLDGQNGSVLQSFYMDRRGYTLQ, from the exons ATGATGCTCGTTCTCCTGCTGGCAGCCTTTTGCTCTTCAATCTCAAGCTCCTCCCTCTCACCCCCCTCCGTGTCAGATGGACTCCCAATGGCAGACCCTTCTGCTCCGGACTTGATGTCTGAGACTTGCAGCGCCTGCTCCTGCTTGTCGGTGGAAAATGTGCTGTACGTGAACTGTGAAAAGATCACTGTCTATCGACCGACGCAACTCATTCCGCCCGTGTCGTCATTATACCACCTCAACTTCCAAAATAACCTCTTAATAATTCTCTACCCAAACTCGTTTCTCAACTTCACCCATGCTGTATCTCTGCAGCTGGGGAACAATCAGCTGCAGAACATTGAAGGTGGCGCGTTCATGGGGATGAGCGCCTTGAAACAGCTTCATCTCAACAACAACGAGTTGAAGGTGCTGCAAGCCGACACTTTTCTAGGAATCGAAAACCTGGAGTACCTTCAAGCTGACTACAACTTGATCAAGTACATCGAAAAGGGAGCGTTCAACAAACTGCACAAGTTAAAAGTGGTGATTCTGAATGACAATCTTATACAGGCACTTCCTGACAACATCTTTCGCTTCGCCTCCCTCACACACCTGGATATAAGAGGAAACAGGATCCAGAAGCTTCCGTATTTGGGTGTTCTGGAGCACATCGGACGGATTGTCGAGCTGCAGTTGGATGATAACCCCTGGAATTGTACGTGTGACTTAGCGCCTCTCAAGGCATGGCTTGAAAACATGCCCTACAATATTTTCATCGGGGAGGCCATCTGTGAAACGCCAAGCGATTTGTATGGGAGGCTGctgaaagaaacaaataagCAAGAACTTTGTCCCATGGGCACGGGAAGTGACTTTGACGTTAGAATGCCGAATTTCCCCGACACGGGTCAGGCATCCTCCCCGACTTCTGCGGTGGCCATTACCACAAAATCGCCCAAAAACACAGACTCGTCGAAAATTTACGGAAATGGAATTGTAGCCGGTTTACCCCCTTTTGGAAGAAATAGCCAGATTGTTTCCTTTCAGACACGAAGCCCCCCGATGTTATGCCCACAGCAGTGTAACTGTAAAACCCACCCTTCCGATTTTGGCATTAGTGTCAGTTGCCcgcaaaaaaatatcaaaaatcTAGCCGATCTCATCCCGAAACCGCCAAATGCCAAGAAACTTCAATTGAGCGGGAATTACATTCGCGACATAAACCCGATTGATTTCCAAGGATTCGAAGGTTTAGATCTGCTTCACCTCGGCAGCAACCAAATTGTCAGCATCCAGAGAGGTGTGTTTGCTAACCTGACTAATCTAAGACGACTGTATCTGAATGGAAATCAGATCGAGCAGTTACACCCGGAGATGTTCTTGGGCCTCACCAATCTACAGTCCCTGTATTTGGAGTACAATGCCATTAAAGAAGTTCTGGCAGGCACGTTTGATTCTATGCCAAACTTGCAACTGCTGTATCTCAACAATAATGTGTTACGGAGTCTTCCTGCCTATGTGTTTGCAGGCGTCTCTTTAGCCAAActtaatttgaaaaacaaccaCTTCATGACCCTGCCAGTAAGCGGTGTCCTGGACCAGCTGCGCTCTTTGACCCAGATAGACCTCGAGGGCAACCCATGGGAGTGCTCCTGCGATTTGGTCGCTTTTAAACTATGGCTAGACAAGCTTAGTGACGGAGTGGCAGCTAAAGAGGTGAGATGTGCCTCCCCCGTGCAATTCTCCAACATTGAACTGCGCCTGATAAAAAACGAGATCCTGTGCCCAAAGCTGATTGCTCGGCCTCCGTTTATTTTCACCAGCGCCACCCCGGTTTTGACGTCAGTTTCCCCCGCAGGAGTTGGCAAAGCCCCGCCGGGAGGTCCCGTACCTCTCTCGATCATGATCCTGAGTATCCTCGTTGTGCTGATACTGACGGTGTTTGTGGCCTTCTGCCTTCTCGTCTTTGTCCTCAGAAGGAATAGGAAACCTGCCGGTCGGCAGGAACTGGGGAATCAGGAGTGCGGCTCCATGTCGCTGCAGCTCCACCGGCATGGCCACAAGTCAGGCAAAAAAGGGTCCGTCCCGGGCGACGAATTGGGAGGCGAAACGTTTATCCCCCAAACCATTGAACACATTGGCAAGAGCCACACGTGCGGCATCGGGCGTTCGTCGGACATGGACGCGGGGTTCAAGTTTGCCGACTCCCAAAGGCAGAAAATTATCCTTCGAAGTAGCGCCGAAAAGGATAAAGACGCACTTTCCACCTTGGAGCGCAACAAGCGGCTCAGCACAATCGACGAGCTTGAGGAATTCCTCCCGAATCGAGAGCCCAGCATGTTCCTCCAGAACTTCCTGGACGGCAAGAGAGATTTCAACAGCATAGGCATGGGCGCCTACGAAATCCGCTACCCGGAGAAAACACTTGATAGAAAGATGAAGAAATCGTCGCTGATAGGTGGGAACCACAGTAAGATTGTGGTGgagcaaagaaaaa CCAGCTGTGCGCATACACTccctcgcacacacacacattcaacaaaaaaGTGCCTTCTGGAAAATGGTAATGACCAGTGCTTAGATGGACAAAATGGCTCCGTACTACAAAGCTTTTACATGGATCGACGAGGATACACTTTACAGTGA